A DNA window from Jaculus jaculus isolate mJacJac1 chromosome 1, mJacJac1.mat.Y.cur, whole genome shotgun sequence contains the following coding sequences:
- the LOC101596292 gene encoding 5-hydroxyisourate hydrolase-like isoform X2 yields MSSKTGSRLLTLQRHLDWPRASAMASQSSPLTTHVLDTASGIPARGLCLQLFRLEDRGQHWTELRKSYTDPDGRCPGLLTPGQMKPGIYKLFFDTENYWKERGQESFYPYVEIVFTVAKETQKFHVPLLLSPWSYTTYRGS; encoded by the exons ATGAGCTCCAAGACCGGCTCTCGGCTGTTGACGCTCCAGCGACACCTGGACTGGCCGCGG GCCAGTGCCATGGCCTCCCAGAGCAGCCCACTGACCACCCATGTGCTAGACACTGCCTCAGGGATCCCAGCCCGTGGCCTCTGCCTCCAGTTGTTCCGGCTTGAGGACCGTGGCCAGCATTGGACCGAGCTAAGAAAAAG CTACACAGACCCGGATGGACGCTGCCCCGGGCTCCTGACTCCGGGCCAGATGAAGCCAGGCATCTACAAGCTGTTCTTTGATACTGAGAACTACTGGAAGGAGAGGGGGCAGGAGAGCTTTTACCCATATGTAGAG aTTGTGTTCACCGTTGCAAAGGAGACCCAGAAGTTCCAtgtgcctctgctactgagcccGTGGTCCTACACGACCTATCGGGGGAGCTAG
- the LOC101596292 gene encoding 5-hydroxyisourate hydrolase-like isoform X1 — translation MDCRVGPVHISPEEITLSLSAQASAMASQSSPLTTHVLDTASGIPARGLCLQLFRLEDRGQHWTELRKSYTDPDGRCPGLLTPGQMKPGIYKLFFDTENYWKERGQESFYPYVEIVFTVAKETQKFHVPLLLSPWSYTTYRGS, via the exons ATGGACTGTAGAGTTGGGCCTGTACACATTAGCCCTGAAGAGATCACCCTGTCCCTCTCTGCTCAGGCCAGTGCCATGGCCTCCCAGAGCAGCCCACTGACCACCCATGTGCTAGACACTGCCTCAGGGATCCCAGCCCGTGGCCTCTGCCTCCAGTTGTTCCGGCTTGAGGACCGTGGCCAGCATTGGACCGAGCTAAGAAAAAG CTACACAGACCCGGATGGACGCTGCCCCGGGCTCCTGACTCCGGGCCAGATGAAGCCAGGCATCTACAAGCTGTTCTTTGATACTGAGAACTACTGGAAGGAGAGGGGGCAGGAGAGCTTTTACCCATATGTAGAG aTTGTGTTCACCGTTGCAAAGGAGACCCAGAAGTTCCAtgtgcctctgctactgagcccGTGGTCCTACACGACCTATCGGGGGAGCTAG
- the LOC101596292 gene encoding 5-hydroxyisourate hydrolase-like isoform X3 — protein MASQSSPLTTHVLDTASGIPARGLCLQLFRLEDRGQHWTELRKSYTDPDGRCPGLLTPGQMKPGIYKLFFDTENYWKERGQESFYPYVEIVFTVAKETQKFHVPLLLSPWSYTTYRGS, from the exons ATGGCCTCCCAGAGCAGCCCACTGACCACCCATGTGCTAGACACTGCCTCAGGGATCCCAGCCCGTGGCCTCTGCCTCCAGTTGTTCCGGCTTGAGGACCGTGGCCAGCATTGGACCGAGCTAAGAAAAAG CTACACAGACCCGGATGGACGCTGCCCCGGGCTCCTGACTCCGGGCCAGATGAAGCCAGGCATCTACAAGCTGTTCTTTGATACTGAGAACTACTGGAAGGAGAGGGGGCAGGAGAGCTTTTACCCATATGTAGAG aTTGTGTTCACCGTTGCAAAGGAGACCCAGAAGTTCCAtgtgcctctgctactgagcccGTGGTCCTACACGACCTATCGGGGGAGCTAG